Proteins from a genomic interval of Oceanicoccus sp. KOV_DT_Chl:
- a CDS encoding VWA domain-containing protein: MLISFFQTLKRANVPVSIKELLDLILALQNHLAFTDIDDFYFLSRTVLVKDEKYFDRFDRAFGYYFRDLETLEDVIEALIPEDWLREEFTKQLTQEEKDKIESLGGLEKLIEEFKKRLEEQKERHQGGNKWIGTGGTSPFGHSGYNPEGMRIGGESRNKKALKVWEKREFKNLDDDVEIGTRNIKVALRRLRKFARTGAEDELDLDDTISSTAKNAGMLDIKMVPERHNAVKVLLFFDVGGSMDPHVKVCQEMFSAARSEFKHMEYFYFHNFIYESVWDNNIRRHTERLSLMDVMHKYSSDYKVVFIGDASMSPYEIVQPGGSVEHWNEESGEMWMRRLKETYEKVIWINPVPPEDWHYTHSINLTQQLMEGHMYPLTVKGLEEGMSYLSK, encoded by the coding sequence ATGCTGATCAGTTTTTTTCAAACCTTGAAGCGCGCCAATGTGCCGGTGTCGATTAAGGAGTTGCTGGATTTAATTTTAGCGCTGCAAAATCATTTGGCGTTTACTGATATTGATGATTTTTATTTTTTAAGCCGCACAGTTTTAGTCAAGGATGAGAAGTATTTTGACCGCTTCGATCGCGCCTTTGGCTATTATTTTCGTGACCTTGAAACCCTTGAAGATGTTATTGAGGCGCTGATACCAGAAGACTGGCTGCGGGAAGAATTTACCAAGCAGCTCACTCAGGAAGAAAAAGATAAAATTGAATCTCTTGGCGGTCTTGAAAAATTAATCGAAGAGTTCAAAAAGCGCCTGGAAGAACAAAAAGAACGTCATCAGGGCGGTAATAAATGGATAGGCACCGGCGGTACCTCACCTTTTGGTCATAGTGGTTACAACCCTGAAGGGATGCGTATTGGTGGTGAAAGTCGCAATAAAAAAGCGCTTAAGGTCTGGGAAAAGCGCGAATTTAAAAATCTTGATGACGATGTAGAAATTGGTACTCGCAATATCAAAGTGGCGCTACGAAGGTTAAGAAAGTTTGCCCGTACCGGCGCTGAAGACGAGCTGGATTTGGATGACACCATCAGCTCCACTGCTAAAAATGCTGGCATGCTAGACATTAAAATGGTGCCCGAAAGGCACAACGCAGTAAAGGTACTGTTATTTTTTGATGTAGGTGGTTCCATGGATCCACATGTAAAAGTCTGTCAGGAGATGTTTTCTGCAGCGCGTTCTGAATTCAAACATATGGAATATTTTTACTTCCATAACTTTATTTACGAATCGGTTTGGGATAACAATATTCGCCGTCACACTGAGCGCTTAAGCTTGATGGATGTCATGCATAAGTACAGCAGCGATTATAAGGTGGTGTTTATTGGCGACGCCTCAATGTCTCCCTATGAAATTGTTCAACCCGGCGGCAGCGTTGAACACTGGAATGAAGAATCCGGTGAAATGTGGATGCGGCGCTTAAAAGAAACCTACGAAAAAGTCATTTGGATAAACCCGGTGCCCCCGGAAGATTGGCACTACACGCATTCTATTAATTTGACTCAACAGCTGATGGAAGGGCATATGTACCCATTGACAGTGAAGGGGTTAGAAGAAGGGATGAGCTATTTGTCCAAGTGA